Below is a genomic region from Dechloromonas denitrificans.
CTATGGAGTTCGTGTGGTAAAAAAGCCTGTGGGCAAGTCCTCGCGCAAAAGTCCGTCGAAGGACTGAGTGTATCGAGGGCTTGCCGCTATATGGGCATCAGCCGGCAGGCACATTACCAGTGGCAGCAGCGTCGAGTGCACGATGAGGTCAAGTACGAACGGGCTCTTGAGTTGGTAAAGGCCAAGCGCTTGCATCAGCCCAGACTGGGGACGCGCAAGCTACATCACCTGCTTGGCCCGACGCTAGCGGCCGAAGGGCGTGGCCTTGGGCGCGATGCCTTGTTCGATCTGTTGCGTTGGAATCGCCTGTTGGTGCCAACCAAGCGGGCGTATCACAAGACGACCGACAGCCACCACCATTTCCGGCGTCATCCCAATTTGCTGAAAGCGGGACCGGATCAGGTTAGCGCCGAGGCGAGCGAGCAGGTTTGGGTTGCCGATATCACCTATTTGCCTACCCGTGAGCGCAGTGCCTATCTGAGTCTGATTACCGATGCCTATTCACGCAAGATTGTGGGTTACCACGTCCATGACCGCCTGCACACGACTGAGGTAAGCCAGGCTTTGAAGATGGCGTTAAAGGGGCGTCAGGGAAATGGGCTGCTGATCCATCATTCAGACCGTGGAGTCCAATACTGCGCTAATGAGTACCAAGCTATTCATCAGAAACACGGGGTGATCTGCTCAATGACGGACGGCTATGATTGCTATCAGAACGCCTTGGCAGAGCGGGTTAATGGCATTCTCAAGCAGGAGTTTCTACTCCAGCAGCCCGACGATCTCGATCAGGCACGCCGCATGGTCAGTCAATCCATCGCCATCTACAACCAGGAGAGACCGCATTTCTCGCTACAATTGAAGACGCCCGATGAGGTTCATCGGGCGTCTTTGAAGGCCAGCAATTAAGCTGGCCAATCCGTCGCAACAGGTGTCAACCTAGATTAGGACGGGTCAACTGCCTAAGACAGGCATCGACAAGAAAATTATTGCAGCTGCTGCAAAAGCAAAGCCAAAATCCGCTTCGATGTTTCAGAGCGATCAGCCCCGCCTTCTGCCGAGAGAACTTGGACGCCGCTCCTGCTGCTTCCATCATCACTGACGTGGATACGATATTGCACCTTTGAACTGGCAACCGGTTCCGAGCTTTTCCAAAAAGCAAGCTTCGACAGGAAGCCAGGATCCTTCTTGGTGTTATCCACCTCGGGATCAACGTAGCGAACGAAGTAAAGACCTCGCGACCGGTCACGATCTTCAACCGTAAAGCCAACGCGATCAAGCGCCAGGCCAACACGACGCCAAGCACGGTCAAAGCGTTCATACACTTCGAGGGTGCCTGAACCGTCGTCCTTTGCAGCCAACTTGGCCCGGGGCTCAGCTTTTGTAACAGCAACCAACGCTTCGGCACGTTTTTCTTCAGAGCCAAGGCGAACCATCAGGCGACGCAACATCTCCGCTTCAAGCTCAGCATCGGCAGCACGCGGCTGCCAACGCGTATCCTCTTTGGAAGACGAGGTATAAACCTCCTCCATGCCGCGATGGCTGATGAATACATCGGTCGTTCCAGGCTCGGCACCCGGCTCCAGGCGAGTACGGAACTTGTCACGTTCGCCGGTCGAATAAAGCGAATCCAGGAAACTGCCCAGTGTCCGTCGAATGATATCGTCGCCGATCTTGGCCCTATTTTCAGCCCAATCGGTTTCCATTACCCCCGCATCAGGACGCTCGGTCTTGATGATAAAGCCGGTTTCCTGCCAAAAATCCTTGACCGTATCCCACAGCTTGTCAGCCGGTACAGCAACGACCAGCCAGCGCTGGTTGCCAGAGCGCTCGACACGCACCTTATCAACCTGAGGCAAAACAGCCGAATTCTGTGCCTGAGCACCGGGAGTCCGGTCTGCGCTGTAGGCCGAGAAGGTAGCACTCCCCTTGCCAGCTGCATCAGGCACCAGAAAACGGTCATCTCTGGCAATCTGCGACAGATCCGGAGGCACTTCAAGCGTAGGCGCCTTGCCTGCCGACTTGTAATCGATCTTGCGGGAATCTGGAATCAAACTGCAACCGGCCAGCGATATGGCCAGCAAGGAAAGGGTAAGGCTGGAAAGCCGACGATTCATGTTTTCTCCGATCCGTCAGGCGAGGACACCGGCCAGGCGCATTGCAGCAAGAACGCGCGGCTGGTTGGCTTCACTCAGGGTTGTCAGCGGCAGACGAATGCCACCGGGCATCAGGCCCAGTTGCTGAACGGCCCACTTGACGGGAATCGGATTGGCTTCGCAGAAGAGATCGCGGTGCAGGCCGAGCAATTTGAACTGGATTTCACGCGCCTTGGCTACATCGCCAGCCGCGGCAGCGACACACATTTCGTGCATCAGGCGCGGCGCAACGTTTGCGGTAACCGAAATATTGCCGTGGAAGCCAAGCATGATCGAGGCGACACAGGTCATGTCGTCACCGCTATAGAGCGCGAAACCCTTGGGTGCGCGGACGATCAGGTCGCAGGCGCGATCGAGGTTGCCGGTCGCATCCTTGACACCGACGATACCCGGCAACTCGGCCAGGCGCAGGATGGTGTCGTTCGACATGTCGGCCACCGTACGGCCCGGCACGTTATAAAGCAGGATCGGCAGTTCGACGGCCTCAGAAATCGCCTTGAAGTGACGATAGAGGCCTTCCTGGGTCGGCTTGTTGTAATAGGGAACCACCGACAGCGCCATGTCGGCGCCAGCCTTCTTGGCGAACCTGGTCAGTTCGATGGCTTCAGCTGTCGAGTTGGCGCCGGTCCCGGCAATCACGGGAATACGGCCTGCAGCGTGGTCGACCGTGACACGAATCAACTCGCAATGCTCGTCAACATTGACCGTCGGCGACTCGCCGGTTGTCCCGACGATCACGATCGCATCCGTGCCTTCGCGCACGTGAAAATCGACCAGATTGCGCAGCGAGTTCAAATCGAGGCTGCCATCCTCGTGCATGGGGGTGACGATGGCGACAATGGATCCGGTAATCATGGCCTTGTTCTAAAAAAGGTAATCCCTTGATTGTAACTGAAGGCTATCCTGAGCGGAAAGACGCTTGGTAACAGATTGTTATTTTTCGACGAGCCAGCACAAACGACCACGACCGGCACGCATCACGCCGTCGGGCAAGCGCAATTCAGGATGGCGATCAGGCCCGGCCGAACAAAGCTGGCGGGCAAATTCATCGAGTCGCGCCGCAACAGGAACTCGCCAGCCGAGAGAGCGCAGGTGATAACGCAGCAAGTTTTTCAGGCGCGCCTCCGAAAGCAAGCGCAAAGCATCGAGACGCGCCTCGTCCCGCTCAGCCACAGCCAGCCAATCTGCGGCGGCCAGTTCATCCAGCAATACGCCTGCTTCGGCAAAATTTTCTGCCGCCTGCGCCAAAGCAGACTCTGCGGCCGGGAAGTGCCGGCTTGCCACGGTCAACACTTCATGCCGCAGGTAATTGCGGCTCAAAGAGAGATCACGATTGCTTTCATCATCAACCCAGGACAGGCCATGAGCCCGGGCATAGCACTCGATTTCGGCACGCGACGCACCCAGCAGGGGACGGAGCAAGCGATAACGCCCCATCTGACGCTCGCCCGGCATCCCGGCCGCCCCCACGATGCCGGTACCGCGCAACAGATTGAACAGCAGGGTTTCGGCCTGATCGCCACGATGATGGGCTAGCAAAAGACAATCCGCCTCGATGACGGAAAAAGCCTGGTAGCGCGCCTGTCGAGCAGCCGCTTCAAGCCCGAGCCCTGTCGTGCGATCAACTTGAACGCGATGAACCCGCAAGGGAACACCGAGTTGTGCGCAGAGACCGGCACAAAAATCAGCCCAGGCGTCGGCGTTGGACGAAAGTCCGTGATGCACGTGGATGGCTGACAAACGCCCCTGACAGGGCTGGCGCGACAGGAGGTGCAGCAAAACGACCGAGTCGCAACCGCCGGAAAGCCCGACACACAGGTTTTCCGGTCCAGCAAGCCGGGCAGCCAGTTGCTGGCTTACCTGGGCCGGCAAATCAATGTTGCGCTTGTTCCTTGAAGCGGCCATAGCTCATCAGCCGCTCGTAGCGCGTGGCCAGCAATTCATCAGTAGACAGTGCGGACAACTGCTTGAGCGCGTCCTGCAACGCTTTCTTCAGATTCTGCGCCATGGCGGCGTGATCGCGATGAGCGCCACCCAGCGGTTCGCTGACGATCTTGTCGATCAGACCCAGCGTTTTCAGGCGCTGCGCCGTGATCCCCATGGTTTCGGCGGCATCCGGCGCCCGTTCGGCGCTCTTCCAGAGAATCGATGCACAGCCTTCGGGCGAAATCACAGAGTAGGTCGAGTATTGCAGCATCTGGACAATATCGCCGACGGCGATGGCCAGCGCACCACCGGAACCGCCTTCACCGATGATGGTGACGATGACCGGCACTTTCAGTTCGGCCATCACATAAAGATTGCGGCCAATGGCTTCCGACTGACCACGCTCTTCGGCATCGATGCCGGGATAGGCGCCCGGCGTATCGACAAAAGTCATGACCGGAATGCCGAACTTCTCGGCCAGCTTCATCAGGCGCAGCGCCTTGCGATAGCCTTCCGGGCGCGGCATGCCGAAATTGCGATAAATCTTTTCCTTGGTATCGCGACCTTTCTGGTGCCCGATGACCATGACTGGCTGGCCATTGAAGCGTGCCAGACCACCAACGATGGCGTGATCGTCGGCAAAAGCGCGATCGCCGTGCAGCTCTTCAAAATCGGTGAAGATCAGCGACAGGTAATCCAGCGTGTAAGGACGCTGCTGATGACGGGCAACCTGCGAAATCTGCCAGGGCGTGAGCTTGGCGTAGATATCCTTGGTCAATTGAGCGCCTTTGCTCTCCAGCCGATCGATTTCGTCGGAGATATCAACGGCGGAATCATCCTGGACAAAGCGCAGCTCTTCGATTTTTGCTTCGAGGTCGGCAATGGATTGCTCGAAGTCGAGGAAACTTGTTTTCATGGACAGCTCGTTTTCTAGATCGGCGGGTATTTTACCCTAAAGGTTTGCCAGACCAGTTCATCAATACTCGACAGGCAAGGGATCAAGGCTGCGCCAGAGGTACCAGGTCGCCACCGAACGCCACGGACGCCAGCGTTCGCCAAAATCAGCCAAAGCCTGCCGGGAGCACTTTTCCCCGGCAAAATAATGCTGGAAGACGGCACGTTGCAGACCGATGTCGTCCAACGGAAACACGTCCGGACGCAGCAAATTGAAAATCAGAAACATTTCAGCCGTCCAGCGACCGATACCGCGCACCGTCGTCAATTCAAGAATCAGCGCCTCATCGTCAAGCCCGCCCCAATCGTCGGGACAAAGCCTGCCACTGGCAAAACTCGCCGACAAATCAAGTAGATACTCTATTTTTCGCTGCGACAAACCGCAGCCAACCAAGCCTTCCGGCCCCAGTTCGAGCAATCTGGCCGGCATCAACGTACCGATTTGTGCAATGAATCTCCCCCAGACAGCCTCGGCTGCCTTGACGGAAATCTGCTGGCCGATAATCGAACGAACCAGTGTGGCAAACGGATCGCCGCGCGAAACCAGCGCCAGATCACCATAGCGCGACACGAGGTCGGCCATGACCGGATCGGCGGACGATAATTCAGCGGTAGCGAGCGACCAGTAGCTTGGAGCCATGTCGCCAATTATATGAAGATGCTGCGGTCGACCGCAGCAAATCGGCCAATCAGGGCAAACGAGCATGACGCTCCACGGGCGAGTTTGCTACCATCGGCAGAAAATAATCTGGAAAGTAAGCAATGCAGCAATCCGAGTTTCTGTTCATCCACCCTCTTCTCGGCCCCGATGATGCCTGGGCGGGTTACCACGCGGAATTCCCCCCCGAACGAGCTGCCAACAGCGAAATTCTGAGTGCTTGCTGCAGCCACCCACTGCTCACCGAATTTGACTTGCGCCACCCATGGTTCATTCCGGCCATGCCTGAGGCAAGCCACAATGCCGCGGTCAACAGTCGATTGGTCAATGTTTTTGCCGCTGGCTCGGCGCGACTGAAGGATAACGAGGCGCTCAGCGAATTCGAGGAACACCTGCGCCAATTGCGCTGCAAAACCGGCATCACCGTGCGCCCGGAAGACAAGCTGCCGGCAACCGGCGCCTGGGATTACCTGCTGATCAGCGCCAGCCATGCCCGCTCCCTGCCGCCTTATACGCTGCTCGGCATGGCCAGCCGGACAACCGTGTTGATCACCAGCGTACACAGCCACGCCGATCACACCTGGGGGCAGGCCAATGCGTGCAGCCTGTCCACCGGAGAATATCTGCTGGCCAGAAACACGCAGGGCAAAAAAGCCGATACGACCCGTTTGAAATTGCTCGAAATGCTCGGCCTGCTTGCCGAAGATGCCGACACCGGTGCCCTGGAAGCCATTTTCCGACAGGAAGCCAAGCTGTCCTACAGCCTGTTGCGCCTGGTCAATTCGGCCGCCATTGCACCGCGCACACCGATCACCTGCTTTGCTCAGGCAATCAACCTGCTTGGACGGCGACAACTGCAACGCTGGCTGCAACTGCTGGTTTATGCCGATCCGAACAACGGCCAGCAACCCAACCCCCTGCTCCAGAAAGCTGCCGCCCGTGGCCGCCTGCTCGAACTGCTCGCGCCGACCATTGCTGGCCAGAGCGCCGATGAAATCGGGGATACCGCATTCATGATCGGGGTGTTTTCACTACTCGACACACTGCTCAACATGTCGATGAGCGAAATCCTGCAGCAACTCCCGCTGCCTGAAGTCGTCCACAAGGCGCTGGCCGAGCACGAAGGCCCGCTTGGCGAACTGCTACGCGCCATCAGTTCAGCTGAAGGCGGTGACCTGAAGTTCGCTCATGGCCAACTTGAAAAGCTGAATATTGACGGAACGCTTTTCCTCAACGCCCAACTGACCGCCTTGAGTTGGGCGGCAAAAATCCGCCCCAGCCAGGACTAGCCAAAACGACCGCTGAGAAAGGGGTTGTACTGCCGTTCCTCACCGAGCGTGGACATCGGACCATGCCCCGGAATGAAGTCGACCGCATCACCCAGCTTGAACAAATGTTCCTTGATCGAGCGAATCAGGGTGGCGTGGTCGCCTTTCGGGAAATCGGTTCGACCGATCGATCCCTGGAAAAGCACATCGCCGACCTGCGCCAGTTGCGTCGGCGCATGGTAAAAAACGACGTGCCCCGGCGTATGACCGGGACAATGCAAGACATCCAGTTCGACCTCGCCAAAACTGACTTTATCGCCATCGTTCAACCAGCGTGACGGCGTAAAACTGGCGACATTCGGAAAGCCGAACATCTTGCTCTGCTGCGGCATACCATCGATCCAGAAACGATCGTCCTCATGCGGCCCTTCGACAGGCACCGGGCAACGTTCCGCCAAGGCCGCCACACCGCCGGCGTGGTCGATATGGCCGTGCGTAACCAGAATCTTGGCCAACGTCAGGTTTTCATCGCTCAGCACCTGCATGATGCGGTCGACGTCGCCGCCGGGGTCAATCACGGCCGCCTGACGGGTCTTTTCGCACCAGAAAACAGTGCAGTTCTGATCGAATGGCGTGACGGGAACAATGGCGTAGCGCATGACAAAAACCGGAATGATTGGGGAGGCTGAAATTATCGCATGCCAGCGCCCTTGCCCACGCTGCGCCGCGCCCTTAAACTCGGAGCCGTTCGTGACCCGCCGTACTTCGAGGACCCGCCCTGCATGATCGACCATCCGCTGCATGACATTGACGCCTGGGTGTTGCTTTTCAACAGCAATACACTGCCGGTGCTGCGCCTGACCGAGCGTCGCCTCGGCGAAATGCGCAAGAACCTTGATCGGGTTGATGCACGCGAACTGGCCAAGCTGATCCTCCAGGATCCGATCATGACCGTACGCGTCCTGGCTTTCATTCAGCCCTTGCACGGACGCGCCCTGCAGCACGACATCACAACCATCGCCAGTGCCGTGATGATGGCGGGCATTGAGCCTTTCTTCAATCGATTCAATGAATTGCTGACTATTGAAGAACAGCTTCAGGATGCCGACCGGCATGCCCTGCTGGGCATTCTGCAGATCATTCGCCGGGCCCAGCGAGCCGCCGATTACGCTCAGGAATGGGCCATCTGGCGCCACGACATCAACATGGAAGAAATCCGGATTGCAGCCTTGTTGCACGATCTGGCCGAAATCCTTGTCTGGTGCTCGGCCCCCAAGCTGGGCCTGGATATTCTGGCCAGACAGAAAGCCGACCCGACCTTGCGCAGCGCCGAAGCCCAGACGCAGGTTCTTGGTTTCACCTTCCAGGACATCCAGCAAGCACTCTGCCGGGTCTGGCATTTACCGGAACTGTTGCTGCACCTGATTGACGACGAAAGCACCGACAATCCGCGCGTTCGCAACGTCGCGCTGGCGGTTCGCTTGGCACGACACTCGGCGCATGGCTGGACGGATGCCGCCTTGCCCGACGATTATCGTGACATCGGCCAATTGCTCAACATCACGCCGGAAGCAGTTCGCCAGCGCCTTGGTCTGGACCCGATGCCAGCC
It encodes:
- a CDS encoding DNA-3-methyladenine glycosylase family protein, which encodes MAPSYWSLATAELSSADPVMADLVSRYGDLALVSRGDPFATLVRSIIGQQISVKAAEAVWGRFIAQIGTLMPARLLELGPEGLVGCGLSQRKIEYLLDLSASFASGRLCPDDWGGLDDEALILELTTVRGIGRWTAEMFLIFNLLRPDVFPLDDIGLQRAVFQHYFAGEKCSRQALADFGERWRPWRSVATWYLWRSLDPLPVEY
- a CDS encoding HDOD domain-containing protein: MPAPLPTLRRALKLGAVRDPPYFEDPPCMIDHPLHDIDAWVLLFNSNTLPVLRLTERRLGEMRKNLDRVDARELAKLILQDPIMTVRVLAFIQPLHGRALQHDITTIASAVMMAGIEPFFNRFNELLTIEEQLQDADRHALLGILQIIRRAQRAADYAQEWAIWRHDINMEEIRIAALLHDLAEILVWCSAPKLGLDILARQKADPTLRSAEAQTQVLGFTFQDIQQALCRVWHLPELLLHLIDDESTDNPRVRNVALAVRLARHSAHGWTDAALPDDYRDIGQLLNITPEAVRQRLGLDPMPAREADNDQAQ
- a CDS encoding acetyl-CoA carboxylase carboxyltransferase subunit alpha, with amino-acid sequence MKTSFLDFEQSIADLEAKIEELRFVQDDSAVDISDEIDRLESKGAQLTKDIYAKLTPWQISQVARHQQRPYTLDYLSLIFTDFEELHGDRAFADDHAIVGGLARFNGQPVMVIGHQKGRDTKEKIYRNFGMPRPEGYRKALRLMKLAEKFGIPVMTFVDTPGAYPGIDAEERGQSEAIGRNLYVMAELKVPVIVTIIGEGGSGGALAIAVGDIVQMLQYSTYSVISPEGCASILWKSAERAPDAAETMGITAQRLKTLGLIDKIVSEPLGGAHRDHAAMAQNLKKALQDALKQLSALSTDELLATRYERLMSYGRFKEQAQH
- the dapA gene encoding 4-hydroxy-tetrahydrodipicolinate synthase is translated as MITGSIVAIVTPMHEDGSLDLNSLRNLVDFHVREGTDAIVIVGTTGESPTVNVDEHCELIRVTVDHAAGRIPVIAGTGANSTAEAIELTRFAKKAGADMALSVVPYYNKPTQEGLYRHFKAISEAVELPILLYNVPGRTVADMSNDTILRLAELPGIVGVKDATGNLDRACDLIVRAPKGFALYSGDDMTCVASIMLGFHGNISVTANVAPRLMHEMCVAAAAGDVAKAREIQFKLLGLHRDLFCEANPIPVKWAVQQLGLMPGGIRLPLTTLSEANQPRVLAAMRLAGVLA
- a CDS encoding EAL and HDOD domain-containing protein, coding for MQQSEFLFIHPLLGPDDAWAGYHAEFPPERAANSEILSACCSHPLLTEFDLRHPWFIPAMPEASHNAAVNSRLVNVFAAGSARLKDNEALSEFEEHLRQLRCKTGITVRPEDKLPATGAWDYLLISASHARSLPPYTLLGMASRTTVLITSVHSHADHTWGQANACSLSTGEYLLARNTQGKKADTTRLKLLEMLGLLAEDADTGALEAIFRQEAKLSYSLLRLVNSAAIAPRTPITCFAQAINLLGRRQLQRWLQLLVYADPNNGQQPNPLLQKAAARGRLLELLAPTIAGQSADEIGDTAFMIGVFSLLDTLLNMSMSEILQQLPLPEVVHKALAEHEGPLGELLRAISSAEGGDLKFAHGQLEKLNIDGTLFLNAQLTALSWAAKIRPSQD
- a CDS encoding MBL fold metallo-hydrolase, translated to MRYAIVPVTPFDQNCTVFWCEKTRQAAVIDPGGDVDRIMQVLSDENLTLAKILVTHGHIDHAGGVAALAERCPVPVEGPHEDDRFWIDGMPQQSKMFGFPNVASFTPSRWLNDGDKVSFGEVELDVLHCPGHTPGHVVFYHAPTQLAQVGDVLFQGSIGRTDFPKGDHATLIRSIKEHLFKLGDAVDFIPGHGPMSTLGEERQYNPFLSGRFG
- the bamC gene encoding outer membrane protein assembly factor BamC, giving the protein MNRRLSSLTLSLLAISLAGCSLIPDSRKIDYKSAGKAPTLEVPPDLSQIARDDRFLVPDAAGKGSATFSAYSADRTPGAQAQNSAVLPQVDKVRVERSGNQRWLVVAVPADKLWDTVKDFWQETGFIIKTERPDAGVMETDWAENRAKIGDDIIRRTLGSFLDSLYSTGERDKFRTRLEPGAEPGTTDVFISHRGMEEVYTSSSKEDTRWQPRAADAELEAEMLRRLMVRLGSEEKRAEALVAVTKAEPRAKLAAKDDGSGTLEVYERFDRAWRRVGLALDRVGFTVEDRDRSRGLYFVRYVDPEVDNTKKDPGFLSKLAFWKSSEPVASSKVQYRIHVSDDGSSRSGVQVLSAEGGADRSETSKRILALLLQQLQ
- the tilS gene encoding tRNA lysidine(34) synthetase TilS gives rise to the protein MAASRNKRNIDLPAQVSQQLAARLAGPENLCVGLSGGCDSVVLLHLLSRQPCQGRLSAIHVHHGLSSNADAWADFCAGLCAQLGVPLRVHRVQVDRTTGLGLEAAARQARYQAFSVIEADCLLLAHHRGDQAETLLFNLLRGTGIVGAAGMPGERQMGRYRLLRPLLGASRAEIECYARAHGLSWVDDESNRDLSLSRNYLRHEVLTVASRHFPAAESALAQAAENFAEAGVLLDELAAADWLAVAERDEARLDALRLLSEARLKNLLRYHLRSLGWRVPVAARLDEFARQLCSAGPDRHPELRLPDGVMRAGRGRLCWLVEK
- a CDS encoding IS3 family transposase (programmed frameshift), with the protein product MESGVKRTQRDYTLAFKRAVVEQVEKGELSYKQAQQRYGIQGRSTVLVWLRKHGRQNWGPMASYGRMSEPTRTSASSQGQTPEQRIKELEVQLKEAREKSQFFEAVIDVLKKDYGVRVKKACGQVLAQKSVEGLSVSRACRYMGISRQAHYQWQQRRVHDEVKYERALELVKAKRLHQPRLGTRKLHHLLGPTLAAEGRGLGRDALFDLLRWNRLLVPTKRAYHKTTDSHHHFRRHPNLLKAGPDQVSAEASEQVWVADITYLPTRERSAYLSLITDAYSRKIVGYHVHDRLHTTEVSQALKMALKGRQGNGLLIHHSDRGVQYCANEYQAIHQKHGVICSMTDGYDCYQNALAERVNGILKQEFLLQQPDDLDQARRMVSQSIAIYNQERPHFSLQLKTPDEVHRASLKASN